The Faecalibacter sp. LW9 genome has a segment encoding these proteins:
- a CDS encoding serine hydrolase, with amino-acid sequence MKKSLFLLIAILMTNLLFAQTENYKTAIDNFQSNYNAEKYEEIFNTFSSEMKQALPLEQTVEFLKGLKSQVGKIENKEFITYQQETYATYKTKFEKMVLAVNISLDNENLINGLFIKPYEEPTQTTNNTINSLSNYPKEISEIIFSKAKDFPNNTQLSIAIIQNGKTNYYGVIKLNDTIKSIENQTKVFEIGSITKVFTSTVLASLVEEGKIKLTDKINSYYSFPFKDNINLNFIDLANHTSGLPRLPENLDLSNETNPYKSYGKNQIEDYLKNFLKLDNAKTYSYSNLGTGLLGYTLGLTQKMSFQKLLQKKVFDKYKMKNSFISSNNLNDKLIKGQNPNGEITSNWDWDVLFGAGGILSTTEDLVKFAEAQFNPKNKELTLTRSPTSDIDEDMKIGLGWHLLKSKSGKNLVWHNGGTGGYSSSMTLNTNDKTAVIILSNLSAYHPKMRNIDGLCFELINETEK; translated from the coding sequence ATGAAAAAATCACTCTTTCTTTTAATCGCAATTTTGATGACAAATTTATTATTTGCCCAAACCGAAAATTACAAAACTGCAATTGATAATTTCCAATCGAATTATAACGCTGAAAAATATGAAGAAATTTTCAATACTTTTTCGTCTGAAATGAAACAAGCATTACCACTTGAACAAACGGTCGAATTTTTAAAAGGACTTAAAAGCCAAGTTGGCAAAATTGAAAACAAAGAATTTATAACTTATCAACAAGAAACTTACGCAACGTACAAAACGAAGTTCGAAAAAATGGTTTTAGCGGTAAATATTTCGCTTGACAACGAAAATCTGATAAACGGACTTTTTATAAAACCTTATGAAGAACCAACACAAACAACGAATAATACTATAAATTCACTGAGCAATTACCCAAAAGAAATTTCCGAAATTATTTTTTCAAAAGCCAAAGATTTTCCCAATAACACACAACTTTCCATTGCCATAATTCAAAATGGGAAGACAAATTATTATGGAGTTATAAAACTTAATGATACCATAAAATCTATTGAAAATCAAACTAAAGTATTTGAAATTGGTTCTATTACAAAAGTTTTTACATCAACTGTTTTGGCTTCGCTTGTAGAAGAAGGAAAAATCAAATTGACCGATAAAATAAATTCGTATTACTCGTTTCCATTTAAAGACAATATCAATCTGAATTTTATAGATTTAGCCAATCATACTTCAGGATTACCTCGATTACCTGAAAATTTAGATTTATCAAACGAAACCAATCCATACAAGAGCTACGGAAAAAATCAAATTGAAGATTATCTGAAAAACTTTCTGAAACTTGATAATGCTAAAACTTATTCGTACTCAAATTTAGGAACCGGATTATTGGGTTACACTCTTGGATTAACTCAAAAAATGAGTTTTCAAAAGTTATTACAGAAGAAAGTTTTTGACAAATACAAAATGAAAAATTCGTTTATAAGCTCTAATAATCTAAACGACAAACTTATAAAAGGGCAAAATCCAAATGGAGAAATTACATCTAATTGGGATTGGGACGTATTGTTCGGAGCAGGAGGAATTTTATCTACAACAGAAGATTTAGTAAAATTTGCAGAAGCACAATTCAATCCGAAAAACAAAGAACTAACATTAACGAGATCACCAACTTCAGACATTGACGAAGATATGAAAATCGGTTTAGGTTGGCATTTGTTAAAATCAAAAAGCGGAAAAAATTTGGTTTGGCATAATGGAGGAACTGGAGGCTATTCTTCTTCTATGACTTTAAATACTAACGACAAAACAGCTGTTATAATTCTATCAAACCTTTCAGCTTATCATCCTAAAATGAGAAACATTGACGGATTGTGTTTTGAATTGATAAACGAAACGGAAAAATAA